Proteins encoded by one window of Lates calcarifer isolate ASB-BC8 linkage group LG7_1, TLL_Latcal_v3, whole genome shotgun sequence:
- the cep170bb gene encoding centrosomal protein of 170 kDa protein B isoform X3, translated as MSVTSWFLVSSSGTRHRLPKEMIFVGREDCELMLQVRLLDKQHAVINYNPTTDEHLVKDLGSLNGTFVNDLRIPDQTYITLKLSDIIRFGYDSHVYVLEKSQHKVPEEALKHEKYSSQLQMSLKASEGKKSELEDRTRTEKTPSTKTLTQEVPVSRPTPLYGQPSWWGEEDYGSKVQTSDEPHPEVQRDVPSVDPDFSGSLSDSQPKTIFPSYHREPSYFEIPTKDFQHPKASGAELHEIPTKDTDTPPAPPSPPTPTPPVVQSHASFTIEFDDCMPGKIKIKDHVTKFSTRQRKQQAPPSKTTITATPAEVMSAESKVADWLVHSDVSMMRRRPTCEDVYSTKSDLAMNIKTLKGHHHEDGTQSDSEDPVLKGRSKSHHSVHSHHSIQSEQSEASQQTVQSGQSVLSQTPAPTQKLHQPLQYSPPRQAPASPVAPERPLSQSPPQPPSPTTEMPKQGPPEHLTQQAFIIEFFDDNPRKKRSQSFTHNPAHADSYSALKAKLERRKGGERPASVHGHIPPTQQVTVPLKGQGHGGPQRSSSLKREKTEGEVASSSSSSRSSSGIIIRPFGSVGKKSKLAQEFAAEFLKDSSPQDSSPTRDKMSPPPMSAPPVMVSPLHARIPSPQEPPGLSSVSYPSSPLQPPAISKPSFPNNAGQTASPVHSSGPQMSSMLPLTVRAGDTKGSQRMVRNEEDDSLSDAGTYTIETESQDKEVEEARNMIDQVFGVLDSPEYSGVNTGVYRPVINDGKDEQANLPSDGSTVDPLHGFIPAAISGPPTGPIQVPAAHAAGLEGPKWVSRWASLADSYAEPGSTPPQGECLEDLRLMSRSMGSYSYDNSESESSHSSRTRRLLPQVPPEKLDSVAPSILIRHESYQGQEPLDRVSGPPRAQDSTQRLSVQDDVDPDSLSDASRSDDGPVLEKTKKSQARTGATSPGVTGPQFKGQEKVSPSTKSTSFYIGSEDHPGKPDQSRSPVQSERTREPPAKTPPTTVLIRHLSGHEPRRTGVKPNSSAPNLQTQDKDSVPTKDSCMSSFVRQESFTKDRPSDTIQMKKLPHISSHPSIRDMEQRRENIQETQSFLQEAEGTLSSLDTKLPSSGSGRSSKKGGSSSHMDDSLSGESDVDTASTVSQVSSKNAPVSSSKKRPAISSLQKEKSSSSPSIQEKGRQLTARERLSEKRRSQATADASSKAEAAKRFQMRRSAGNRGSLDLSEGQQGSGPQWTETTSSDHETSRLSSRSKKLIAPLQKEDNGKMPKTATQQVLTRSNSLSAPRPTRASMLRRARLGEASDNEGAETDRGSQNSDNITAPTKVSAEGKKLSRLDILAMPRKRTGSFTAPSDNETSSSTGRSGFSNRNSESVPTTRKTSVGDARQAASRGTGAPGKQPLTRTRSTGAKYPNTGSRRRQKGSDFSSSSEEEYETTAGTPKAKRSSHPSTSAQTPRGHRTVATRSKSVSVETEEDEDQNEVDPYQNWSTHSAEIAKLSQDLAKDLAILAKEIHDVAGDGDSPSSGMGTTTSPSSLPNTPASTISAREELVQHIPEASLNYQKVPPGSAAISDLDTNMNEPEPGSKQRRPWNREEVILDNLMLNPVSQLSQAIRENTEQLAEKMKVLFQNKAEVWEEIEAKINAENEVPILKTSNKEITSILKELRRVQRQLEVINTIVEPSGGLQTAAVGTSSISQTRPSSREKKPSSKPRVTPPSSNANESTKRPPRGPDGAHYMA; from the exons ATGAGTGTGACATCATGGTTCCTGGTAAGCAGCTCGGGCACTCGACACCGCCTCCCCAAAGAGATGATCTTTGTGGGCCGAGAGGACTGCGAGCTCATGCTGCAGGTGAGAC TGTTGGACAAACAACACGCTGTCATCAACTACAACCCAACAACTGACGAACACCTGGTCAAAGACCTGGGCAGCCTGAATGGG acGTTCGTGAATGACCTCAGGATTCCTGATCAGACCTACATCACcctcaaactgtctgacatCATCCGCTTCGGATACG ATTCTCATGTCTACGTTTTGGAGAAAAGTCAACACAAAGTCCCAGAGGAGGCTCTGAAG CATGAGAAGTACAGCAGTCAGCTGCAGATGAGTCTGAAGGCTTCAGAGGGGAAGAAGTCGGAGCTGGAGGATCGAACGAGAACCGAAAAAACTCCCAGTACCAAGACTCTGACACAGG aggtTCCAGTGAGTCGACCCACTCCTTTGTACGGTCAGCCATCCTGGTGGGGAGAGGAGGATTATGGGAGTAAAGTTCAGACCAGCGATGAACCACATCCAG AAGTGCAGAGAGATGTTCCGTCTGTGGATCCAGATTTCTCTGGATCTCTGTCAGACTCCCAACCAAAGACCATCTTCCCCTCATACCACCGTGAACCGAGCTACTTCGAGATCCCCACCAAGGACTTCCAACACCCCAAAGCCTCGGGGGCAGAGCTCCACGAGATCCCCACCAAGGACACGGACACACCTCCGGCtccaccctcccctcccacccCGACCCCACCTGTTGTTCAAAGCCACGCCTCCTTCACCATCGAGTTCGACGACTGCATGCCCGGCAAGATCAAGATCAAAGACCACGTCACCAAGTTCTCCACCCGCCAGAGGAAGCAGCAGGCTCCACCCTCCAAGACGACCATCACAGCCACACCTGCTGAGGTGATGTCGGCAGAGAGCAAGGTGGCTGATTGGCTGGTCCACAGTGATGTGAGCATGATGAGGAGACGTCCGACATGTGAAGATGTTTACAGCACCAAGAGCGACCTCGCCATGAACATCAAGACCCTCAAAG GTCACCATCATGAGGATGGAACCCAGAGTGACTCAGAGGACCCAGTTCTCAAAGGAAGGAGTAAATCCCACCACTCTGTCCACTCTCACCACTCCATCCAATCAGAGCAGTCTGAGGCGTCGCAGCAGACAGTCCAATCAGgtcagtctgtcctcagtcagACCCCTGCTCCAACGCAGAAGCTTCACCAGCCACTGCAATACTCTCCACCCAGACAAGCCCCAGCCTCGCCTGTGGCCCCTGAGCGGCCCCTGTCCCAGAGCCCTCCTCAGCCTCCGTCCCCCACTACAGAGATGCCCAAGCAGGGGCCCCCTGAGCACCTCACCCAGCAGGCCTTCATCATCGAGTTCTTTGACGACAACCCACGCAAAAAGCGCTCACAATCCTTCACACACAACCCCGCCCACGCTGACTCGTACTCCGCCCTGAAGGCCAAGCTAGAGCGGCGGAAAGGTGGCGAGAGGCCAGCATCCGTGCATGGCCACATCCCTCCCACCCAGCAGGTGACGGTGCCTCTGAAGGGTCAGGGCCACGGCGGACCCCAGAGGTCAAGCTCTCTGAagagggagaagacagagggGGAGGTGGCCTCGTCAAGTTCCTCCTCTCGCTCCTCCTCTGGCATCATCATCAGACCCTTCGGCAGCGTCGGGAAGAAGTCCAAGCTTGCCCAGGAGTTCGCTGCTGAATTCCTGAAGGATTCAAGTCCACAGGACTCCTCCCCAACAAGGGACAAGATGTCACCTCCACCGATGTCTGCTCCACCAGTGATGGTGTCGCCTCTTCATGCAAGAATTCCCTCCCCACAAGAACCTCCAGGGCTGTCTTCAGTCTCTTATCCATCCTCCCCCTTACAGCCTCCAGCAATCTCAAAGCCCTCATTCCCCAACAATGCTGGCCAGACCGCCTCTCCGGTCCACTCCTCTGGACCTCAGATGTCTTCGATGCTGCCCCTGACCGTCCGTGCAGGAGACACAAAAGGTTCCCAGAGGATGGTGAGGAACGAGGAGGATGACAGTCTGAGTGACGCTGGGACCTACACCATTGAGACGGAGTCACAGGacaaagaggtggaggaggctcGCAACATGATCGATCag GTGTTTGGTGTCCTCGACTCTCCAGAGTACAGTGGTGTGAACACAGGAGTGTATAGACCTGTTATAAATGATGGCAAGGATGAGCAAGCTAACCTGCCTAGTGATGGTAGCACTGTGGACCCGTTGCATGGCTTTATCCCAGCTGCTATCAGCGGCCCCCCAACAGGCCCCATACAG GTTCCAGCTGCTCATGCAGCAGGTCTGGAAGGACCTAAGTGGGTTTCCCGTTGGGCCAGTCTGGCAGATAGTTATGCTGAACCTGGTTCCACTCCACCTCAAGGGGAATGTCTAGAAG ATTTGCGCCTGATGAGTCGGTCAATGGGAAGTTACAGTTACGATAACTCTGAGTCAGAGTCCAGTCACAGCTCCAGGACAAGAAGACTGTTGCCCCAGGTGCCTCCAGAAAAGCTGGACAGTGTTGCCCCAAGTATCCTGATTCGCCATGAATCTTACCAAGGCCAGGAACCTCTGGACAGAGTCTCCGGTCCTCCCCGCGCACAAGACTCTACCCAGCGCCTGTCCGTTCAGGACGATGTGGATCCAGACAGCCTGAGTGATGCCAGCCGCTCAGATGATGGACCTGTTctggagaaaacaaagaagagtCAGGCCAGGACTGGAGCTACGTCTCCAGGGGTCACTGGTCCACAGTTTAAAGGTCAGGAGAAGGTGTCTCCATCCACCAAATCCACCTCCTTCTACATTGGTTCTGAAGACCATCCAGGCAAACCTGATCAGTCCCGGAGCCCGGTACAGTCTGAGAGGACACGAGAGCCCCCAGCAAAAACTCCCCCTACCACAGTCCTGATCCGACACCTGAGTGGGCATGAACCCAGAAGGACAGGAGTCAAACCCAACAGCTCTGCTCCAAACCTCCAAACACAGGACAAGGATTCTGTCCCAACTAAAGACAGCTGCATGTCTTCCTTTGTCCGGCAGGAGAGCTTCACCAAAGACCGGCCCAGTGACACCATCCAGATGAAGAAACTCCCCCACATCTCCAGTCACCCGTCCATCAGAGacatggagcagaggagggagaacaTCCAGGAAACTCAGTCCTTCCTACAGGAGGCTGAGGGAACTTTGTCCTCTCTGGACACCAAGCTCCCCTCATCTGGTTCTGGTCGCAGCTCAAAGAAGGGCGGCTCCTCCAGCCACATGGACGATTCCCTCTCTGGTGAGTCGGATGTGGACACAGCAAGCACCGTTAGCCAAGTGAGTAGCAAAAATGCTCCAGTCAGCTCCTCTAAAAAGCGTCCGGCCATCAGCAGCCTTCAGAAGGAGAAGTCCTCTTCCAGCCCGTCCATCCAAGAAAAAGGACGGCAGCTCACTGCCCGTGAACGGCTGTCAGAGAAACGCCGAAGCCAGGCGACTGCTGATGCATCAAGTAAGGCAGAGGCAGCGAAGCGCTTCCAGATGCGCCGCAGTGCAGGGAATCGTGGCTCTCTGGATCTGTCTGAGGGTCAGCAGGGTTCTGGTCCACAATGGACTGAAACTACATCATCTGACCATGAAACTTCCCGTCTGTCCAGCCGCAGCAAGAAACTCATTGCCCCGCTTCAGAAAGAAGACAATGGAAAGATGCCCAAGACAGCGACTCAGCAGGTTCTGACACGTTCCAACAGCCTGTCAGCACCACGGCCAACCCGAGCATCCATGCTTCGTCGGGCACGACTGGGTGAGGCCTCAGACAATGAAGGTGCCGAAACTGACCGGGGGTCCCAGAATTCGGACAATATTACTGCACCGACCAAAGTGTCCGCTGAGGGGAAGAAGCTGTCCAGGCTGGACATCTTAGCCATGCCCAGGAAGAGGACCGGGTCTTTCACAGCTCCCAGTGACAACGAGACGTCCTCCTCCACGGGCCGGTCCGGTTTCTCCAATCGGAACTCAGAGTCTGTTCCTACCACCAGGAAGACGTCAGTGGGTGATGCCCGGCAGGCAGCTAGCAGAGGAACTGGAGCTCCAGGGAAGCAGCCGCTGACCCGTACCCGGTCCACTGGAGCCAAGTACCCCAACACTG gTTCCCGTCGCAGACAGAAGGGCTCAGacttctcctcatcctctgagGAAGAATATGAAACGACTGCTGGTACTCCTAAAGCCAAACGGtcctcccatccctccaccTCCGCTCAGACTCCCCGTGGTCACCGGACGGTCGCCACTCGATCCAAGTCTGTTTCCGTGGAGACGGAGGAGGACGAAGACCAGAACGAGGTTGACCCCTACCAGAATTGGTCCACACACAGCGCAGAGATcgccaa GCTCAGTCAGGACCTGGCCAAAGACCTGGCCATCCTGGCGAAGGAAATCCACGATGTTGCCGGTGACGGAGACTCACCAAGCTCTGGCATGGGCACCACCACCTCACCCAGCTCGCTGCCCAACACACCAGCCTCCACCATCTCTGCCAGGGAGGAG CTGGTCCAACATATCCCTGAGGCCAGTTTAAACTACCAGAAGGTTCCTCCAGGTTCTGCTGCCATCTCGGacctggacacaaacatgaatgAGCCGGAGCCCGGTTCAAAGCAGCGCCGTCCGTGGAATCGTGAAGAG GTGATTCTGGACAACCTGATGTTGAATCCAGTGTCTCAGCTGTCTCAGGCCAtcagagagaacacagagcagctggcAGAGAAGATGAA gGTTTTGTTCCAGAACAAGGCCGAGGTCTGGGAGGAGATTGAGGCCAAGATCAATGCTGAGAATGAAGTCCCCATCCTAAAAACCTCCAACAAG GAGATTACCTCCATTCTGAAAGAGCTGAGAAGAGTCCAGAGGCAGCTTGAAG TAATAAATACCATCGTAGAGCCTAGTGGGGGTCTTCAAACTGCAGCCGTTGGGACGTCATCCATCAGTCAGACCCGCCCGTCCTCCAGAGAGAAGAAGCCTTCCTCCAAACCCCGGGTcacacccccctcctccaaTGCCAATGAAAGCACCAAACGACCACCTCGTGGACCCGACGGGGCCCACTACATGGCCTGA
- the cep170bb gene encoding centrosomal protein of 170 kDa protein B isoform X1, whose protein sequence is MSLKASEGKKSELEDRTRTEKTPSTKTLTQEVPVSRPTPLYGQPSWWGEEDYGSKVQTSDEPHPVQRDVPSVDPDFSGSLSDSQPKTIFPSYHREPSYFEIPTKDFQHPKASGAELHEIPTKDTDTPPAPPSPPTPTPPVVQSHASFTIEFDDCMPGKIKIKDHVTKFSTRQRKQQAPPSKTTITATPAEVMSAESKVADWLVHSDVSMMRRRPTCEDVYSTKSDLAMNIKTLKGHHHEDGTQSDSEDPVLKGRSKSHHSVHSHHSIQSEQSEASQQTVQSGQSVLSQTPAPTQKLHQPLQYSPPRQAPASPVAPERPLSQSPPQPPSPTTEMPKQGPPEHLTQQAFIIEFFDDNPRKKRSQSFTHNPAHADSYSALKAKLERRKGGERPASVHGHIPPTQQVTVPLKGQGHGGPQRSSSLKREKTEGEVASSSSSSRSSSGIIIRPFGSVGKKSKLAQEFAAEFLKDSSPQDSSPTRDKMSPPPMSAPPVMVSPLHARIPSPQEPPGLSSVSYPSSPLQPPAISKPSFPNNAGQTASPVHSSGPQMSSMLPLTVRAGDTKGSQRMVRNEEDDSLSDAGTYTIETESQDKEVEEARNMIDQVFGVLDSPEYSGVNTGVYRPVINDGKDEQANLPSDGSTVDPLHGFIPAAISGPPTGPIQVPAAHAAGLEGPKWVSRWASLADSYAEPGSTPPQGECLEDLRLMSRSMGSYSYDNSESESSHSSRTRRLLPQVPPEKLDSVAPSILIRHESYQGQEPLDRVSGPPRAQDSTQRLSVQDDVDPDSLSDASRSDDGPVLEKTKKSQARTGATSPGVTGPQFKGQEKVSPSTKSTSFYIGSEDHPGKPDQSRSPVQSERTREPPAKTPPTTVLIRHLSGHEPRRTGVKPNSSAPNLQTQDKDSVPTKDSCMSSFVRQESFTKDRPSDTIQMKKLPHISSHPSIRDMEQRRENIQETQSFLQEAEGTLSSLDTKLPSSGSGRSSKKGGSSSHMDDSLSGESDVDTASTVSQVSSKNAPVSSSKKRPAISSLQKEKSSSSPSIQEKGRQLTARERLSEKRRSQATADASSKAEAAKRFQMRRSAGNRGSLDLSEGQQGSGPQWTETTSSDHETSRLSSRSKKLIAPLQKEDNGKMPKTATQQVLTRSNSLSAPRPTRASMLRRARLGEASDNEGAETDRGSQNSDNITAPTKVSAEGKKLSRLDILAMPRKRTGSFTAPSDNETSSSTGRSGFSNRNSESVPTTRKTSVGDARQAASRGTGAPGKQPLTRTRSTGAKYPNTGSRRRQKGSDFSSSSEEEYETTAGTPKAKRSSHPSTSAQTPRGHRTVATRSKSVSVETEEDEDQNEVDPYQNWSTHSAEIAKLSQDLAKDLAILAKEIHDVAGDGDSPSSGMGTTTSPSSLPNTPASTISAREELVQHIPEASLNYQKVPPGSAAISDLDTNMNEPEPGSKQRRPWNREEVILDNLMLNPVSQLSQAIRENTEQLAEKMKVLFQNKAEVWEEIEAKINAENEVPILKTSNKEITSILKELRRVQRQLEVINTIVEPSGGLQTAAVGTSSISQTRPSSREKKPSSKPRVTPPSSNANESTKRPPRGPDGAHYMA, encoded by the exons ATGAGTCTGAAGGCTTCAGAGGGGAAGAAGTCGGAGCTGGAGGATCGAACGAGAACCGAAAAAACTCCCAGTACCAAGACTCTGACACAGG aggtTCCAGTGAGTCGACCCACTCCTTTGTACGGTCAGCCATCCTGGTGGGGAGAGGAGGATTATGGGAGTAAAGTTCAGACCAGCGATGAACCACATCCAG TGCAGAGAGATGTTCCGTCTGTGGATCCAGATTTCTCTGGATCTCTGTCAGACTCCCAACCAAAGACCATCTTCCCCTCATACCACCGTGAACCGAGCTACTTCGAGATCCCCACCAAGGACTTCCAACACCCCAAAGCCTCGGGGGCAGAGCTCCACGAGATCCCCACCAAGGACACGGACACACCTCCGGCtccaccctcccctcccacccCGACCCCACCTGTTGTTCAAAGCCACGCCTCCTTCACCATCGAGTTCGACGACTGCATGCCCGGCAAGATCAAGATCAAAGACCACGTCACCAAGTTCTCCACCCGCCAGAGGAAGCAGCAGGCTCCACCCTCCAAGACGACCATCACAGCCACACCTGCTGAGGTGATGTCGGCAGAGAGCAAGGTGGCTGATTGGCTGGTCCACAGTGATGTGAGCATGATGAGGAGACGTCCGACATGTGAAGATGTTTACAGCACCAAGAGCGACCTCGCCATGAACATCAAGACCCTCAAAG GTCACCATCATGAGGATGGAACCCAGAGTGACTCAGAGGACCCAGTTCTCAAAGGAAGGAGTAAATCCCACCACTCTGTCCACTCTCACCACTCCATCCAATCAGAGCAGTCTGAGGCGTCGCAGCAGACAGTCCAATCAGgtcagtctgtcctcagtcagACCCCTGCTCCAACGCAGAAGCTTCACCAGCCACTGCAATACTCTCCACCCAGACAAGCCCCAGCCTCGCCTGTGGCCCCTGAGCGGCCCCTGTCCCAGAGCCCTCCTCAGCCTCCGTCCCCCACTACAGAGATGCCCAAGCAGGGGCCCCCTGAGCACCTCACCCAGCAGGCCTTCATCATCGAGTTCTTTGACGACAACCCACGCAAAAAGCGCTCACAATCCTTCACACACAACCCCGCCCACGCTGACTCGTACTCCGCCCTGAAGGCCAAGCTAGAGCGGCGGAAAGGTGGCGAGAGGCCAGCATCCGTGCATGGCCACATCCCTCCCACCCAGCAGGTGACGGTGCCTCTGAAGGGTCAGGGCCACGGCGGACCCCAGAGGTCAAGCTCTCTGAagagggagaagacagagggGGAGGTGGCCTCGTCAAGTTCCTCCTCTCGCTCCTCCTCTGGCATCATCATCAGACCCTTCGGCAGCGTCGGGAAGAAGTCCAAGCTTGCCCAGGAGTTCGCTGCTGAATTCCTGAAGGATTCAAGTCCACAGGACTCCTCCCCAACAAGGGACAAGATGTCACCTCCACCGATGTCTGCTCCACCAGTGATGGTGTCGCCTCTTCATGCAAGAATTCCCTCCCCACAAGAACCTCCAGGGCTGTCTTCAGTCTCTTATCCATCCTCCCCCTTACAGCCTCCAGCAATCTCAAAGCCCTCATTCCCCAACAATGCTGGCCAGACCGCCTCTCCGGTCCACTCCTCTGGACCTCAGATGTCTTCGATGCTGCCCCTGACCGTCCGTGCAGGAGACACAAAAGGTTCCCAGAGGATGGTGAGGAACGAGGAGGATGACAGTCTGAGTGACGCTGGGACCTACACCATTGAGACGGAGTCACAGGacaaagaggtggaggaggctcGCAACATGATCGATCag GTGTTTGGTGTCCTCGACTCTCCAGAGTACAGTGGTGTGAACACAGGAGTGTATAGACCTGTTATAAATGATGGCAAGGATGAGCAAGCTAACCTGCCTAGTGATGGTAGCACTGTGGACCCGTTGCATGGCTTTATCCCAGCTGCTATCAGCGGCCCCCCAACAGGCCCCATACAG GTTCCAGCTGCTCATGCAGCAGGTCTGGAAGGACCTAAGTGGGTTTCCCGTTGGGCCAGTCTGGCAGATAGTTATGCTGAACCTGGTTCCACTCCACCTCAAGGGGAATGTCTAGAAG ATTTGCGCCTGATGAGTCGGTCAATGGGAAGTTACAGTTACGATAACTCTGAGTCAGAGTCCAGTCACAGCTCCAGGACAAGAAGACTGTTGCCCCAGGTGCCTCCAGAAAAGCTGGACAGTGTTGCCCCAAGTATCCTGATTCGCCATGAATCTTACCAAGGCCAGGAACCTCTGGACAGAGTCTCCGGTCCTCCCCGCGCACAAGACTCTACCCAGCGCCTGTCCGTTCAGGACGATGTGGATCCAGACAGCCTGAGTGATGCCAGCCGCTCAGATGATGGACCTGTTctggagaaaacaaagaagagtCAGGCCAGGACTGGAGCTACGTCTCCAGGGGTCACTGGTCCACAGTTTAAAGGTCAGGAGAAGGTGTCTCCATCCACCAAATCCACCTCCTTCTACATTGGTTCTGAAGACCATCCAGGCAAACCTGATCAGTCCCGGAGCCCGGTACAGTCTGAGAGGACACGAGAGCCCCCAGCAAAAACTCCCCCTACCACAGTCCTGATCCGACACCTGAGTGGGCATGAACCCAGAAGGACAGGAGTCAAACCCAACAGCTCTGCTCCAAACCTCCAAACACAGGACAAGGATTCTGTCCCAACTAAAGACAGCTGCATGTCTTCCTTTGTCCGGCAGGAGAGCTTCACCAAAGACCGGCCCAGTGACACCATCCAGATGAAGAAACTCCCCCACATCTCCAGTCACCCGTCCATCAGAGacatggagcagaggagggagaacaTCCAGGAAACTCAGTCCTTCCTACAGGAGGCTGAGGGAACTTTGTCCTCTCTGGACACCAAGCTCCCCTCATCTGGTTCTGGTCGCAGCTCAAAGAAGGGCGGCTCCTCCAGCCACATGGACGATTCCCTCTCTGGTGAGTCGGATGTGGACACAGCAAGCACCGTTAGCCAAGTGAGTAGCAAAAATGCTCCAGTCAGCTCCTCTAAAAAGCGTCCGGCCATCAGCAGCCTTCAGAAGGAGAAGTCCTCTTCCAGCCCGTCCATCCAAGAAAAAGGACGGCAGCTCACTGCCCGTGAACGGCTGTCAGAGAAACGCCGAAGCCAGGCGACTGCTGATGCATCAAGTAAGGCAGAGGCAGCGAAGCGCTTCCAGATGCGCCGCAGTGCAGGGAATCGTGGCTCTCTGGATCTGTCTGAGGGTCAGCAGGGTTCTGGTCCACAATGGACTGAAACTACATCATCTGACCATGAAACTTCCCGTCTGTCCAGCCGCAGCAAGAAACTCATTGCCCCGCTTCAGAAAGAAGACAATGGAAAGATGCCCAAGACAGCGACTCAGCAGGTTCTGACACGTTCCAACAGCCTGTCAGCACCACGGCCAACCCGAGCATCCATGCTTCGTCGGGCACGACTGGGTGAGGCCTCAGACAATGAAGGTGCCGAAACTGACCGGGGGTCCCAGAATTCGGACAATATTACTGCACCGACCAAAGTGTCCGCTGAGGGGAAGAAGCTGTCCAGGCTGGACATCTTAGCCATGCCCAGGAAGAGGACCGGGTCTTTCACAGCTCCCAGTGACAACGAGACGTCCTCCTCCACGGGCCGGTCCGGTTTCTCCAATCGGAACTCAGAGTCTGTTCCTACCACCAGGAAGACGTCAGTGGGTGATGCCCGGCAGGCAGCTAGCAGAGGAACTGGAGCTCCAGGGAAGCAGCCGCTGACCCGTACCCGGTCCACTGGAGCCAAGTACCCCAACACTG gTTCCCGTCGCAGACAGAAGGGCTCAGacttctcctcatcctctgagGAAGAATATGAAACGACTGCTGGTACTCCTAAAGCCAAACGGtcctcccatccctccaccTCCGCTCAGACTCCCCGTGGTCACCGGACGGTCGCCACTCGATCCAAGTCTGTTTCCGTGGAGACGGAGGAGGACGAAGACCAGAACGAGGTTGACCCCTACCAGAATTGGTCCACACACAGCGCAGAGATcgccaa GCTCAGTCAGGACCTGGCCAAAGACCTGGCCATCCTGGCGAAGGAAATCCACGATGTTGCCGGTGACGGAGACTCACCAAGCTCTGGCATGGGCACCACCACCTCACCCAGCTCGCTGCCCAACACACCAGCCTCCACCATCTCTGCCAGGGAGGAG CTGGTCCAACATATCCCTGAGGCCAGTTTAAACTACCAGAAGGTTCCTCCAGGTTCTGCTGCCATCTCGGacctggacacaaacatgaatgAGCCGGAGCCCGGTTCAAAGCAGCGCCGTCCGTGGAATCGTGAAGAG GTGATTCTGGACAACCTGATGTTGAATCCAGTGTCTCAGCTGTCTCAGGCCAtcagagagaacacagagcagctggcAGAGAAGATGAA gGTTTTGTTCCAGAACAAGGCCGAGGTCTGGGAGGAGATTGAGGCCAAGATCAATGCTGAGAATGAAGTCCCCATCCTAAAAACCTCCAACAAG GAGATTACCTCCATTCTGAAAGAGCTGAGAAGAGTCCAGAGGCAGCTTGAAG TAATAAATACCATCGTAGAGCCTAGTGGGGGTCTTCAAACTGCAGCCGTTGGGACGTCATCCATCAGTCAGACCCGCCCGTCCTCCAGAGAGAAGAAGCCTTCCTCCAAACCCCGGGTcacacccccctcctccaaTGCCAATGAAAGCACCAAACGACCACCTCGTGGACCCGACGGGGCCCACTACATGGCCTGA